One Pseudomonas sp. HOU2 genomic window carries:
- a CDS encoding heme-binding protein, which yields MSALTLKVAVNLVNQAISVGRGINAAPLTIAVLDTGGHLITLQREDGASLLRPNIAIGKAWGAIALGKGSRLLALDAQQRPAFIAALNSMGQGSVVPAPGGVLIRDQAGNVLGAIGISGDLSDIDEQVAIKAVEALDLRADAGVAG from the coding sequence ATGAGCGCTTTAACCTTGAAAGTCGCAGTCAACCTGGTCAACCAGGCCATCAGCGTCGGGCGCGGCATCAACGCTGCGCCGCTGACCATCGCGGTACTCGATACCGGCGGCCACCTGATCACCCTGCAACGCGAAGACGGCGCCAGCCTGCTGCGCCCCAACATCGCCATCGGCAAGGCCTGGGGCGCCATCGCCCTGGGCAAGGGCTCACGCCTGCTGGCGCTGGACGCGCAACAACGCCCGGCCTTCATCGCCGCGCTCAACAGCATGGGCCAGGGCAGCGTCGTCCCGGCCCCGGGCGGGGTGTTGATCCGTGATCAGGCGGGAAATGTTCTGGGCGCGATCGGGATCAGCGGCGATCTTTCGGATATTGATGAGCAGGTGGCGATCAAAGCGGTGGAGGCGCTGGATTTGAGGGCGGATGCGGGGGTGGCGGGTTGA